Proteins encoded together in one Pithys albifrons albifrons isolate INPA30051 chromosome 29, PitAlb_v1, whole genome shotgun sequence window:
- the TIA1 gene encoding cytotoxic granule associated RNA binding protein TIA1 isoform X3, with protein sequence MQKLQNDHGSGNDPYCFVEFYEHRHAAAALAAMNGRKIMGKEVKVNWATTPSSQKKDTSNHFHVFVGDLSPEITTEDIKAAFAPFGRISDARVVKDMATGKSKGYGFVSFFNKWDAENAIQQMGGQWLGGRQIRTNWATRKPPAPKSTYESNTKQLSYDDVVTQSSPSNCTVYCGGVTSGLTEQLMRQTFSPFGQILEIRVFPDKGYSFVRFSSHESAAHAIVSVNGTTIEGHVVKCYWGKETPDMVSPVQQNQLSYPPPYGQWGQWYGGAQLGQYMPNGWQVPTYGVYSQAWNQQGFSQTQSSAAWMGPSYGVQPAQGQNGAVVPPQPGFRVGFETP encoded by the exons CTGGAAATGATCCCTACTGCTTCGTGGAGTTCTACGAGCACCGGCACGCGGCGGCGGCGCTCGCTGCCATGAACGGCCGGAAGATAATGGGTAAG GAGGTCAAAGTGAACTGGGCCACCACACCCAGCAGCCAGAAGAAAGACACCAGCA ACCATTTCCACGTCTTTGTCGGAGACCTCAGTCCAGAAATCACAACTGAAGATataaaagcagcttttgctCCCTTTGGAAGAATATC AGACGCTCGTGTGGTCAAGGACATGGCAACAGGGAAGTCTAAAGGATATGGCTTTGTGTCCTTCTTCAATAAATGG GATGCAGAGAACGCGATCCAGCAGATGGGGGGGCAGTGGCTCGGGGGACGGCAGATCCGAACCAACTGGGCGACGAGGAAACCTCCGGCTCCAAAGAGCACCTATGAGT CAAACACCAAACAACTGTCCTACGACGATGTGGTCACTCAGTCCAGCCCAAGCAACTGCACCGTGTACTGCGGGGGGGTCACCTCGGGCCTCACAG agcagctgaTGCGCCAGACCTTCTCCCCCTTCGGGCAGATCTTGGAGATCCGAGTGTTCCCGGATAAAGGATACTCCTTTGTGCG GTTCAGTTCCCACGAGAGTGCAGCACACGCCATCGTGTCTGTCAACGGGACCACCATCGAGGGCCACGTCGTGAAGTGCTACTGGGGCAAGGAGACCCCAGACATGGTCAGCCCCGTGCAGCAG AACCAGCTCAGTTACCCTCCTCCCTACgggcagtggggacagtggTACGGCGGGGCCCAGCTCGGGCAGTACATGCCCAACGGGTGGCAGGTGCCCACCTATGGCGTGTACAGCCAGGCCTGGAACCAGCAGGGATTCAG CCAGACCCAGTCATCAGCAGCGTGGATGGGCCCCAGCTATGGAgtgcagccagcacagggcCAGAACGGCGCCGTGGTGCCCCCCCAGCCCGGCTTCCGCGTGGGCTTCGAGACCCCCTGA
- the TIA1 gene encoding cytotoxic granule associated RNA binding protein TIA1 isoform X4, giving the protein MATGKSKGYGFVSFFNKWDAENAIQQMGGQWLGGRQIRTNWATRKPPAPKSTYESNTKQLSYDDVVTQSSPSNCTVYCGGVTSGLTEQLMRQTFSPFGQILEIRVFPDKGYSFVRFSSHESAAHAIVSVNGTTIEGHVVKCYWGKETPDMVSPVQQNQLSYPPPYGQWGQWYGGAQLGQYMPNGWQVPTYGVYSQAWNQQGFSQTQSSAAWMGPSYGVQPAQGQNGAVVPPQPGFRVGFETP; this is encoded by the exons ATGGCAACAGGGAAGTCTAAAGGATATGGCTTTGTGTCCTTCTTCAATAAATGG GATGCAGAGAACGCGATCCAGCAGATGGGGGGGCAGTGGCTCGGGGGACGGCAGATCCGAACCAACTGGGCGACGAGGAAACCTCCGGCTCCAAAGAGCACCTATGAGT CAAACACCAAACAACTGTCCTACGACGATGTGGTCACTCAGTCCAGCCCAAGCAACTGCACCGTGTACTGCGGGGGGGTCACCTCGGGCCTCACAG agcagctgaTGCGCCAGACCTTCTCCCCCTTCGGGCAGATCTTGGAGATCCGAGTGTTCCCGGATAAAGGATACTCCTTTGTGCG GTTCAGTTCCCACGAGAGTGCAGCACACGCCATCGTGTCTGTCAACGGGACCACCATCGAGGGCCACGTCGTGAAGTGCTACTGGGGCAAGGAGACCCCAGACATGGTCAGCCCCGTGCAGCAG AACCAGCTCAGTTACCCTCCTCCCTACgggcagtggggacagtggTACGGCGGGGCCCAGCTCGGGCAGTACATGCCCAACGGGTGGCAGGTGCCCACCTATGGCGTGTACAGCCAGGCCTGGAACCAGCAGGGATTCAG CCAGACCCAGTCATCAGCAGCGTGGATGGGCCCCAGCTATGGAgtgcagccagcacagggcCAGAACGGCGCCGTGGTGCCCCCCCAGCCCGGCTTCCGCGTGGGCTTCGAGACCCCCTGA
- the C29H2orf42 gene encoding uncharacterized protein C2orf42 homolog isoform X9, producing the protein MDPPPARPKGPSFLSDLGKATLRGIRRCPHCGTYNGTRGLSCKNKTCGTVFRPGARRPPGADAVRVLTGSPAQVYSVRHRGHDSRCFVELGLSDTAIETPGGTLITQLSSGRCHAPACGSAAAEGEDKQCQHMKLALGCQAEATPLPLKSSVLGSVQAPPEAKQSLWELATEPTGPLVQRVTKSVLVVKCKASQRHSLGYLHTCFAQHRFSCSCRAPRGGHGKEEEEEEEEEAPPPRCIHFLACICAFTSDESLAQEFAEFLTSDAGGLKGTVVPQLVRGPGSTAQPRGAAAARARKRKKDVGPGTQVTSTLLAPDLPHPGPRRSSPRKPPVASSSLKRHSCNQVLDESQVSLSFQDWLASVTERIHQTMHYQFEGHPEPLVFHIPQAFFDALQQRISSGSSKKRLPNSTTGQADLRHARAAAGDHAQLRAEPRRLLRALPAPPRGGGDGGRGLWDPRETAPPAAPGAPDLPQSRGMQTLLRWTPWNPEQLLFPPTHPAGKQSPSTSCRIYCSNKLFSTFLAVF; encoded by the exons ATGGACCCGCCCCCGGCAAGGCCCAAAGGCCCGTCCTTCCTGTCGGACCTGGGCAAGGCCACGCTGCGCGGCATCCGCAGGTGCCCTCACTGTGGCACCTACAACGGCACGCGGGGGCTGAGCTGCAAGAACAAGACGTGCGGGACGGTGTTCCGGCCCggcgcccgccgcccgcccggcgcCGACGCCGTGCGCGTGCTCACCGGCTCCCCCGCCCAGGTGTACTCGGTGCGGCACCGCGGGCACGACTCGCGCTGCTTCGTGGAGCTGGGGCTGTCGGACACGGCCATCGAGACCCCCGGGGGCACCCTCATCACGCAGCTGAGCTCGGGGCGCTGCCACGCGCCCGCCTGCGGCTCGGCGGCAGCAGAGGGCGAGGacaagcagtgccagcacaTGAAGCTGGCGCTGGGCTGCCAAGCCGAGGCCACGCCGCTGCCCCTCAAGAGCTCCGTGCTGGGCTCCGTGCAGGCGCCCCCGGAAGCCAAGCAGAGCCTGTGGGAGCTGGCAACGGAGCCCACGGGGCCGCTGGTGCAGAGGGTCACCAAGAGCGTGCTGGTGGTCAAGTGCAAAGCCAGCCAGAGGCACAGTCTGGGGTACCTGCACACCTGCTTTGCCCAGCACcgcttctcctgctcctgccgggctcccaggggtgggcacgggaaggaggaggaggaggaggaggaggaagaggccCCACCACCGCGCTGCATCCACTTCCTCGCCTGCATCTGCGCCTTCACCAGTGATGAAAGCCTGGCCCAAGAGTTCGCGGAATTCCTCACCTCCGATGCCGGGG GTCTGAAGGGGACGGTGGTCCCGCAGCTGGTCCGTGGCCCTGGATCCACGGCACAGCCTcgaggggcagctgctgccagggccaggaagaggaaaaaggatgTGGGGCCTG GGACACAGGTGACCAGCACCCTGCTGGCTCCAGACCTGCCTCATCCTGgccccaggaggagcagcccaagAAAGCCACCAGtcgcctcctcctccctgaagaGACATA GCTGTAACCAGGTGCTGGATGAATCCCAGGTGTCCCTCTCCTTCCAGGACTGGCTCGCCAGTGTCACAGAGCGCATCCATCAAACCATGCACTACCAGTTTGAGG GCCATCCGGAGCCCCTGGTGTTCCACATCCCCCAGGCCTTCTTCGATGCCCTCCAGCAGCGAAtctccagtggcagcagcaagaAGAGGCTCCCCAACTCCACCACAG GTCAAGCAGATCTTCGACACGCCCGAG CTGCCGCTGGAGATCACGCGCAGCTTCGTGCAGAACCGCGACGGCTCCTACGAGCCCTTCCGGCCCCCCCGCGTGGAGGTGGAGACGGTGGGAGAGGCCTTTGGGACCCCCGAGAAACAGCCCCCCCTGCGGCCCCTGGAGCTCCAGACCTTCCTCAAAGTCG
- the C29H2orf42 gene encoding uncharacterized protein C2orf42 homolog isoform X8, which produces MDPPPARPKGPSFLSDLGKATLRGIRRCPHCGTYNGTRGLSCKNKTCGTVFRPGARRPPGADAVRVLTGSPAQVYSVRHRGHDSRCFVELGLSDTAIETPGGTLITQLSSGRCHAPACGSAAAEGEDKQCQHMKLALGCQAEATPLPLKSSVLGSVQAPPEAKQSLWELATEPTGPLVQRVTKSVLVVKCKASQRHSLGYLHTCFAQHRFSCSCRAPRGGHGKEEEEEEEEEAPPPRCIHFLACICAFTSDESLAQEFAEFLTSDAGGLKGTVVPQLVRGPGSTAQPRGAAAARARKRKKDVGPGTQVTSTLLAPDLPHPGPRRSSPRKPPVASSSLKRHSCNQVLDESQVSLSFQDWLASVTERIHQTMHYQFEGHPEPLVFHIPQAFFDALQQRISSGSSKKRLPNSTTAFVRRDALPLGTFSKYTWHITNVLQVKQIFDTPELPLEITRSFVQNRDGSYEPFRPPRVEVETVGEAFGTPEKQPPLRPLELQTFLKVAGCRPCCAGPPGILSSCCSLQLIPLGSRALPPPAEFTVPTNSFPHF; this is translated from the exons ATGGACCCGCCCCCGGCAAGGCCCAAAGGCCCGTCCTTCCTGTCGGACCTGGGCAAGGCCACGCTGCGCGGCATCCGCAGGTGCCCTCACTGTGGCACCTACAACGGCACGCGGGGGCTGAGCTGCAAGAACAAGACGTGCGGGACGGTGTTCCGGCCCggcgcccgccgcccgcccggcgcCGACGCCGTGCGCGTGCTCACCGGCTCCCCCGCCCAGGTGTACTCGGTGCGGCACCGCGGGCACGACTCGCGCTGCTTCGTGGAGCTGGGGCTGTCGGACACGGCCATCGAGACCCCCGGGGGCACCCTCATCACGCAGCTGAGCTCGGGGCGCTGCCACGCGCCCGCCTGCGGCTCGGCGGCAGCAGAGGGCGAGGacaagcagtgccagcacaTGAAGCTGGCGCTGGGCTGCCAAGCCGAGGCCACGCCGCTGCCCCTCAAGAGCTCCGTGCTGGGCTCCGTGCAGGCGCCCCCGGAAGCCAAGCAGAGCCTGTGGGAGCTGGCAACGGAGCCCACGGGGCCGCTGGTGCAGAGGGTCACCAAGAGCGTGCTGGTGGTCAAGTGCAAAGCCAGCCAGAGGCACAGTCTGGGGTACCTGCACACCTGCTTTGCCCAGCACcgcttctcctgctcctgccgggctcccaggggtgggcacgggaaggaggaggaggaggaggaggaggaagaggccCCACCACCGCGCTGCATCCACTTCCTCGCCTGCATCTGCGCCTTCACCAGTGATGAAAGCCTGGCCCAAGAGTTCGCGGAATTCCTCACCTCCGATGCCGGGG GTCTGAAGGGGACGGTGGTCCCGCAGCTGGTCCGTGGCCCTGGATCCACGGCACAGCCTcgaggggcagctgctgccagggccaggaagaggaaaaaggatgTGGGGCCTG GGACACAGGTGACCAGCACCCTGCTGGCTCCAGACCTGCCTCATCCTGgccccaggaggagcagcccaagAAAGCCACCAGtcgcctcctcctccctgaagaGACATA GCTGTAACCAGGTGCTGGATGAATCCCAGGTGTCCCTCTCCTTCCAGGACTGGCTCGCCAGTGTCACAGAGCGCATCCATCAAACCATGCACTACCAGTTTGAGG GCCATCCGGAGCCCCTGGTGTTCCACATCCCCCAGGCCTTCTTCGATGCCCTCCAGCAGCGAAtctccagtggcagcagcaagaAGAGGCTCCCCAACTCCACCACAG ccttTGTGCGCAGGGACGCGCTGCCCCTGGGCACCTTCTCCAAGTACACCTGGCACATCACCAACGTCCTGCAGGTCAAGCAGATCTTCGACACGCCCGAG CTGCCGCTGGAGATCACGCGCAGCTTCGTGCAGAACCGCGACGGCTCCTACGAGCCCTTCCGGCCCCCCCGCGTGGAGGTGGAGACGGTGGGAGAGGCCTTTGGGACCCCCGAGAAACAGCCCCCCCTGCGGCCCCTGGAGCTCCAGACCTTCCTCAAAGTCG
- the C29H2orf42 gene encoding uncharacterized protein C2orf42 homolog isoform X10, which yields MDPPPARPKGPSFLSDLGKATLRGIRRCPHCGTYNGTRGLSCKNKTCGTVFRPGARRPPGADAVRVLTGSPAQVYSVRHRGHDSRCFVELGLSDTAIETPGGTLITQLSSGRCHAPACGSAAAEGEDKQCQHMKLALGCQAEATPLPLKSSVLGSVQAPPEAKQSLWELATEPTGPLVQRVTKSVLVVKCKASQRHSLGYLHTCFAQHRFSCSCRAPRGGHGKEEEEEEEEEAPPPRCIHFLACICAFTSDESLAQEFAEFLTSDAGGLKGTVVPQLVRGPGSTAQPRGAAAARARKRKKDVGPGTQVTSTLLAPDLPHPGPRRSSPRKPPVASSSLKRHSCNQVLDESQVSLSFQDWLASVTERIHQTMHYQFEGHPEPLVFHIPQAFFDALQQRISSGSSKKRLPNSTTGTRCPWAPSPSTPGTSPTSCRSSRSSTRPSCRWRSRAASCRTATAPTSPSGPPAWRWRRWERPLGPPRNSPPCGPWSSRPSSKSRDADPAALDPLES from the exons ATGGACCCGCCCCCGGCAAGGCCCAAAGGCCCGTCCTTCCTGTCGGACCTGGGCAAGGCCACGCTGCGCGGCATCCGCAGGTGCCCTCACTGTGGCACCTACAACGGCACGCGGGGGCTGAGCTGCAAGAACAAGACGTGCGGGACGGTGTTCCGGCCCggcgcccgccgcccgcccggcgcCGACGCCGTGCGCGTGCTCACCGGCTCCCCCGCCCAGGTGTACTCGGTGCGGCACCGCGGGCACGACTCGCGCTGCTTCGTGGAGCTGGGGCTGTCGGACACGGCCATCGAGACCCCCGGGGGCACCCTCATCACGCAGCTGAGCTCGGGGCGCTGCCACGCGCCCGCCTGCGGCTCGGCGGCAGCAGAGGGCGAGGacaagcagtgccagcacaTGAAGCTGGCGCTGGGCTGCCAAGCCGAGGCCACGCCGCTGCCCCTCAAGAGCTCCGTGCTGGGCTCCGTGCAGGCGCCCCCGGAAGCCAAGCAGAGCCTGTGGGAGCTGGCAACGGAGCCCACGGGGCCGCTGGTGCAGAGGGTCACCAAGAGCGTGCTGGTGGTCAAGTGCAAAGCCAGCCAGAGGCACAGTCTGGGGTACCTGCACACCTGCTTTGCCCAGCACcgcttctcctgctcctgccgggctcccaggggtgggcacgggaaggaggaggaggaggaggaggaggaagaggccCCACCACCGCGCTGCATCCACTTCCTCGCCTGCATCTGCGCCTTCACCAGTGATGAAAGCCTGGCCCAAGAGTTCGCGGAATTCCTCACCTCCGATGCCGGGG GTCTGAAGGGGACGGTGGTCCCGCAGCTGGTCCGTGGCCCTGGATCCACGGCACAGCCTcgaggggcagctgctgccagggccaggaagaggaaaaaggatgTGGGGCCTG GGACACAGGTGACCAGCACCCTGCTGGCTCCAGACCTGCCTCATCCTGgccccaggaggagcagcccaagAAAGCCACCAGtcgcctcctcctccctgaagaGACATA GCTGTAACCAGGTGCTGGATGAATCCCAGGTGTCCCTCTCCTTCCAGGACTGGCTCGCCAGTGTCACAGAGCGCATCCATCAAACCATGCACTACCAGTTTGAGG GCCATCCGGAGCCCCTGGTGTTCCACATCCCCCAGGCCTTCTTCGATGCCCTCCAGCAGCGAAtctccagtggcagcagcaagaAGAGGCTCCCCAACTCCACCACAG GGACGCGCTGCCCCTGGGCACCTTCTCCAAGTACACCTGGCACATCACCAACGTCCTGCAGGTCAAGCAGATCTTCGACACGCCCGAG CTGCCGCTGGAGATCACGCGCAGCTTCGTGCAGAACCGCGACGGCTCCTACGAGCCCTTCCGGCCCCCCCGCGTGGAGGTGGAGACGGTGGGAGAGGCCTTTGGGACCCCCGAGAAACAGCCCCCCCTGCGGCCCCTGGAGCTCCAGACCTTCCTCAAAGTCG